The genomic DNA CCGGTGTCCTACCACACCTTCGGCGGCTGGAAGCGGTCCGGCTTCGGCGACCTCAACCAGCACGGGCCGCACTCGGTGCTGTTCTACACCAAGACCAAGACCGTCACCTCGCGCTGGCCGTCGGGCATCAAGGATGGGGCCGAGTTCTCCATCCCCACGATGAAGTAGGCCGCGCCCTTCATGGACCTACACGGCCTCGACGACGACGAACGCGTGATCGCCGAGACGGCGGCCGCGTTCGCCGAGAAGCGCCTCGCACCGCATGCCCTGGAATGGGATGCCACCAAGCACTTTCCGACCGACGTGCTGCGCGAGGCGGCCGAGCTGGGCATGGCGGCGATCTACTGCAACGACGACGTCGGCGGCAGTGGACTGCGACGCCTCGACGGGGTGCGCATCTTCGAGGCACTGTCCTACGCCGACCCGACGGTCGCGGCGTTCCTGTCGATCCACAACATGTGCACGTGGATGGTGGACACCCACGGCACGGCCGAGCAGCGCAAGAGCCTGGTCCCGCGGCTGGCGTCGATGGAGCTCATCGCGAGCTACTGCCTCACCGAGCCCGGCGCGGGTTCCGACGCAGGCGCGCTGCGTACCAGGGCGGTTCGCGACGGTGACTCCTACGTCCTCGACGGGGTCAAGCAGTTCATCTCGGGCGCGGGCGCATCGGACGTGTACGTCGTGATGGCACGCACCGGCGGTGACGGGCCGCGCGGCATCTCGGCGTTCGTCGTCGAGAAGGACACGCCGGGACTGAGTTTCGGCGCCGATGAGTACAAGATGGGCTGGAACGCACAGCCCACCGCCCAGGTGGTGTTCGAGGGAGCGCGGGTCCCGGCCGACGCCATGCTGGGCGGCTCCGACGGCGAGGGCGCCGGGTTCGGCATCGCGATGAACGGTCTCAACGGTGGCCGCATCAACATCGCCGCCTGCTCACTGGGTGGGGCCCAGGCCGCCTACGATAAGGCCGCTGCCTACGTCCGCGACCGCGTGGCCTTCGGCGGGTCGCTGCTCGACGAGCCGACGATCCGCTTCGCCCTCGCCGACATGGCGACCGCGTTGGAGGCGTCGCGCAGCCTGTTGTGGAGAGCAGCCTCCGCGCTCGACGACGGCCACCCCGACAAGGTGACGCTGTGCGCGATGGCCAAGCGCTACGTCACCGACTCCTGCTTCACCGTGGCCGACCAGGCGCTACAGCTGCACGGCGGGTACGGCTACCTCAATGAGTACGGCGTGGAGAAGATCGTGCGCGACCTGCGCGTGCACCGGATCCTCGAGGGCACCAACGAAATCATGCGCGTGGTCATCGGGCGGTCCGAGGCTGCTCGCATCCGCGCGACGTAGACGGGAGTTCAAGTATGGCGACGATCGCATTCCTGGGGCTGGGCAACATGGGCGGCCCGATGGCCGGCAACCTGGTCGCGGCCGGGCACGCCGTGCGGGGCTTCGATCCCGTCGCCGCATCACGGGAGGCGGCAGAAGCCAAGGGCGCCAACACCTTCGACAGTGGCGCCGAAGCGGTCGCCGATGCCGACGTGGTGATCACGTCGCTGCCCAACGGTGACATCGTCAAGCGGTGCTACGCCGAGGTGCTACCCGCCGCGAAGGCCGGTGCGTTGTTCGTCGACACGTCCACCATCTCGGTCGACGACGCCCGCAAGATCAACGCCGACGCGACGGCGGCCGGTTTCGAGCAGATCGACGCGCCGGTCTCGGGTGGCATCAAGGGCGCCACCGCGGGCACGCTGGCGTTCATGGTTGGCGGCTCCGAAGAAGCCGTCGCGGCCGCACGTCCCATCCTCGATCCCATGGCAGGCAAGGTGATTCACTGCGGTGCGTCCGGTGCCGGGCAGGCGGCCAAGCTGTGCAACAACATGGTGCTGGCGGTGCAGCAGATCGCGATCGGCGAGGCGTTCGTCCTGGCCGAGAAGCTTGGCCTGTCCGCTCAGTCCCTGTTCGACGTCATCACGGGCGCGACGGGCAACTGCTGGTCGGTGCACACCAACTGCCCGGTTCCGGGGCCGGTGCCGACGTCGCCTGCCAACAATGACTTCAAGCCCGGCTTCGCCACCGCGCTGATGCACAAGGACCTGGGCCTGGCGATGGCCGCGGTCGACTCGACCGGTGCGGCGGCGCCGCTCGGCAGCCACGCCGCGCGGATCTATGCCGAATTCACCCAGGACAACGCCGACAAGGACTTCAGCGCAGTCATCGAGATGCTCCGCAAGGGTTAGCGACCACCCGACCGGTGCTGCCACCGCCGGTGCAGGTGCTCGCAGCCCGCGGCGAGCAGGCCGTCATAGCTGGTGCGGACCTCGACGGCGTCGGCGAAGTCGCCGCCCACCGCGTACCCCGTCGCGACCACCAGCGTCGGCACCTTCGCCGCCCGCGCTGCGCGGAAGCCGCGGCCGGTGCCCACCACCGCGAGCGCACTCTCCGGCCCGAGGCCCAGTTCCCAAAGGGCCTGGCCGTGCAGGTCGGGCTCCGGCACCGGGGTGCGCAGGTCGTCGGGCGTCACGATGGTCTCGGCGATGCCGTCGCCGATGAGCTGCCGCACCAGCGGGCCGACCCAGGCGCGCTCGCCCCGACTGACCACGGCCACCGGCACACCCGCGAAGAACAGACTGTTCACCAGGTCTTCGAGTCCCGCGCGGGGTGTCACGTCACCGCCGAGGACCAACTGCTCGAATACGTCGGTCTTGGTCCGGTGCACGTGTGCGGCGATCTCCGAGCTGACCCGGCCGAAGCCGCGCCTGCGCAGCGCTGCGGCAATACGCCGCCGTTCGTCGCCGATGCGCACCAGCCGCCCGTACTCCTCGACCGTCCAGTGCACGTCCAGGCCATGCTCGGCGAACGCGACGTTGAACGCCGCCCGCTGGCCGTCGCGCTCGATGTCGGCGAGCGCTCCGTCCAGGTCGAAGATCACTGCCTGCAACGCCTCGACCGCAGCATCCGCGGGTCGTCCCGAGTCCCACCAGAACGCCCGCTTCTCACAATGAACCGACATGGGCATCAGCGTGTCCCACGTCACACTCGGCGGCCTCCCCCATCCGGGGGATTCGGGTGGCTAACTCGGTGAGAGCGGCTGCGCCGTCTTGGACCGGCCACGACGCCTTCGGACCTAAGGTGAGGGCCATGCCGCCCGAGGGGAGCCACGCCCATTCCCCGGTCCGGCTCATGCTGGTCGACGACCACGAGATGGTGATCGAGGGCCTCAAGGCAATGCTGGCCACGTTCGGCGACCGCGTCGACGTGGTCGGTCAGGCCATCGGCGCGGAGCGGGCACTGCAGGTCGTCGACGACCTGGATCCGGAGATCGTGCTCTGCGACGTCCGCATGCAGGGCGCGAGCGGGCTGGACCTGTGCGCAGATCTGCGCGGTCGCAATCCCGGTCGCAAGGTCGTCATGCT from Mycolicibacterium arabiense includes the following:
- a CDS encoding acyl-CoA dehydrogenase family protein, whose amino-acid sequence is MDLHGLDDDERVIAETAAAFAEKRLAPHALEWDATKHFPTDVLREAAELGMAAIYCNDDVGGSGLRRLDGVRIFEALSYADPTVAAFLSIHNMCTWMVDTHGTAEQRKSLVPRLASMELIASYCLTEPGAGSDAGALRTRAVRDGDSYVLDGVKQFISGAGASDVYVVMARTGGDGPRGISAFVVEKDTPGLSFGADEYKMGWNAQPTAQVVFEGARVPADAMLGGSDGEGAGFGIAMNGLNGGRINIAACSLGGAQAAYDKAAAYVRDRVAFGGSLLDEPTIRFALADMATALEASRSLLWRAASALDDGHPDKVTLCAMAKRYVTDSCFTVADQALQLHGGYGYLNEYGVEKIVRDLRVHRILEGTNEIMRVVIGRSEAARIRAT
- a CDS encoding HAD hydrolase-like protein, which translates into the protein MSVHCEKRAFWWDSGRPADAAVEALQAVIFDLDGALADIERDGQRAAFNVAFAEHGLDVHWTVEEYGRLVRIGDERRRIAAALRRRGFGRVSSEIAAHVHRTKTDVFEQLVLGGDVTPRAGLEDLVNSLFFAGVPVAVVSRGERAWVGPLVRQLIGDGIAETIVTPDDLRTPVPEPDLHGQALWELGLGPESALAVVGTGRGFRAARAAKVPTLVVATGYAVGGDFADAVEVRTSYDGLLAAGCEHLHRRWQHRSGGR